From Ictalurus punctatus breed USDA103 chromosome 26, Coco_2.0, whole genome shotgun sequence:
AAGttgaactttatgcaaatttggaacGACTTCGTGCCGCAAcgaccaatgggagtgaagacagtagatcGCACGTGATCCTCAATGCTGCCTGCGAGTCCGAACGGTTTAGTGGACCGCAAATACAAATAGACGGTCGCGATGACGAACGGCTCACGCGGCTTCTCCTTCGtctcgtaggatatgatgcatgcataaacttgtgatttttaTACAAACCTCCTTCCTCcggaatgtttcattttagcggcaagaaaactggtttgttgtcaaaagtggaacgcTAGTTGCGCCGttcactgataaatgttactatggcaagcAGTATTAGGAACGCATAGTACAGCGAATGGCGAATTGCAGCGATAaaatcactgtgtgtgttcttcaataaaaaaaattaaaaaactgaGTGCTTTGATATAAAAATGATCTTCTTGACAGGTGGATTCCAGTTTAAAGTTACAGCATGTCTAGGCAAAGAAATACGTATTCTCAAAAAGCATGCTAAactgtgtgaaggtgtgaggctgGATATCTGAACCCTTGGTGAACTTTTCACAAAGctagctttaaatatatatatattttttttaaagtataagTGATCAGCTAAACTTTTGTACGTGTGATGTTAACGTGttagaaatacaggaaatcGAGATATCAGAATAGAGATTCAGGCATAACATGAGGCTAGCATGCTTCCTGCCATCTGGTTGCTCAGTATGATCCTGTATGGTGATCAGCCCAGTAAAGCTCTGCTAATAGAATTAAACTAAGAAGGTTTAGCTACCCCACCACCGTGCTAGCTACCCATTGACGCACGATAGATATGGGGAATTGAGACCGGATTGGAGCTGGATAAAGTGTCTATAAAGGAAGGAGGAAGAGGTTCCTGTCGTGACAGCTGAATGAGTCCAGCTTAATGATGAGACTCTCGAAACCACACTTGAATGGAAGACGTTCTTCTTCGGCTCATCAATTCAAGGATCCAGCTGTCAGAGTCCATCTAGCTGTTTTGTTTCCAACTGGTGATACTCCTGAGGTCCATCCAACCTGAGGAAACGATTACATGACATCGGATCTACGTCGAAGCTACCACTCGTACCGTACCGTTACAGGTATTTCAATCGCAACCTTTTGATTCTCGGACACTCCAGGATGACTCACCTGCAGATCCATGGAGGCAAAGGGGCAGATCATGTCCCGGGCAAAAGAGTTTTTACGACGGAAAGTGCTTAAAGTCCCACTGCGAGGAGCGTCCACTCAGTTTGTGGGCAGCACCATCGTCATCCTTTCGTCCTACACAGCGGCTTCGCTAGCAATGAATTGTGGGAAGAAGCTTCAGGTGGAAAGAGTCAAGCTGGGCAGCTGAGTGACTCCGGGACTCTGGGAATACTGTTCATGAACAGTCCCGTCTTGTCCATTTCTGCATTTTCGCTTTAACGTAAACACTTCTAtagaatattattttatattttaaatacgtACACAGTGTCAATGGTTTATCTGGGTGATGATATGTATTTGTCAGTGCCATAGTGATGGTGGTTTTGTGGGtatgtgttttttctgtttaaCTGATCTAAATGGGCATTAAGTTATCCAAAGACTGGAGGATTGTCACACCAGATTGACTCTTTTCTCAGCTGGCTGTGGAAAGCTCCATCACAAACGAATCTGTAAACATGTAGGAGATAGTTGTATTTTTGTAATAAGTCAGAGTTGGGTTTATTTtctagtttatttttttctgtgacaATATCTTGCCTTTTGATATGCAGTGAGATCTGTGTATGGACTGAGAGCCTGGAAATGTTTTTCTAAGGCCACAGATTACACctacctgctgaaaaaaaaccccaatggaAACCCTCATCGATTTTGTAACCGTTTCagtggttataatgggaatcatattgattttaatggaaactgtaatggtccctgtgggtctctactggtaatttgttgccttctgttggtggcatgttatgtctagtggataccattagcGACCTACGTCCTTAATATGTCATTTCACATAATGGAAACCATtcggtaatggttttaatggttaacagctgacggtttgtaatggtatttgtagtggaaaccattagaatttctgtgatggtttctgttgttgtttttttttaaagcagggctttaaaaaaaaaacaagcccaCATGGTTTCTTGTTGAAAGAGAAGGCATAACAATTGATGtaggtataaaaaaaacacatgaagaCTCTTATTTGTGTTGTCTTTGGCGTCACAGTGTACCGGAAGTGTGAAGCCGGTAGTCATGGCGTCTCCCTTTGGCGCATCGTATTAACTGTGAAAACTTTCACATTTGTTGAGCTTTCCATccattatttttctcttttgacTTGAGAGGAGACAGCTATAGAGTGAGTATCCGGCTCGCTAACAAACATCCAACTTAAAATAGTAACTAACGTCGAGAAACGTCTTTATAAAGTGAGCGTCGCGAGCGTCTAGCGGAATGATTAGCTCGCGGGTAACGCGGTTGAATACCAAATCGCTCTGTACTTACTTTGATCAGCGCACTATTTAGGGGATGACGTAACGGTCTCCTGTACACTACCTAGTGTGGGTTATGTATTATACGAGGCAATTTGAGATACGGCCTACGGAAGTGTACTAGCTACAAatgttgagggttttttttgcatttggtATTTGTGTACTGTATCCATTAATTTAATTTGCATTAATTATCTATATTTTGAACACCAGACGCTTTTTATATTCTAGCTGGCGTCCGGTTTGTGCGCTCTGAGCTGTAGTTTAGCTGAGAACAACATGGAGAACGTTAGCATTGAGTCATTGATTCATTGAGTCATTGATTCATTGAATCGAACCGCTAAGAAACTGTGGCGAATACTATTATGGGGTTGAACATAGATATCCTGCTTGATGTGTACGAGATATTCTGAATAAGGTACTGGGATTTTAAGTCAGTGTAAGAgatttaaaatgcaaataacaACATACAGAAAACATCAGCACTCTTATTAATAAACCTGAGATTCACTAGGCAGCTGTGGCTTTCATCATTTTGCCAGATTAATAAGggtgtgatttattattattttttctttgtttctctagGGGATGAAGCGTGGCCGGACGGAGCAGATCCAGCATGCCGTGGCGCAGTACCTGAAGAGACGGCAGTATGCGGACGTGGACGGTTCGCTGAAAGGGGCCAAGCTGTCTCAATCTGCCGAGGAGATGGCAGCCAACCTCATGGGTACTGTAGTGGTGTAGctgtgctgttgttgttattgttgttgttataatcaGCAGAGATCATCGAAGCAGATCTAATCCCTCTGAAAATGGGTACTGACTCGAGCAAAGTTGTCCGAAGACACTGCTTCATCTTGATCTCTGTCCGTTTTGCATGAGATACGGGACACTCGTCACCATCTGATAGTCGTCATATAAGATGTGTGTTCGGTACTGGTTTAAATCGACTCGCTTCAGATAACGTCTACCGAAATCACAGACTGTACTTCTGAATGGAGCGTGAATGAAATTTTCTACTGTAATAATTTTGTGCATGTTGAATaaatcatttctctctctctctctctccagttcaGACAGAGTCCAGCTGTGGGAACGTGGTTTCCGCAGCTCCGTGCCAGTCAGACCCTCAGCAGTATGAGACTCAGTTCTCCAGGTTATGCAGCTTTCTGCTGggtgagtaacacacacacacacacacacacacacacatatacacacacaggttttgCCTGGCTTAAACCACACAAGTGGTGTTTGTCACAGAAGTTCGCCAGTTGTTTTAATGGAGATCGTTAAATTGAGCAGTGGATGGGCGAGTTAGTGCTGGAggttcacgtgtgtgtgtgtgtgtgtgtgtgtgtgtgtgtgtcagaggcaGAGGCACCGTTGGGCCGGGACGTGAGTGCCGTGCtctttcctctcttcctctacCTGCACCTGGACATGGCACGCTGTGGCCTGAGGGGTGCCGTCGACGCCTTCTTCAGCCGCTTCCACTCCTCCTTCCAGCAAGACGCCGAGCAGAGAGCCATCGTGGAGCATCTCCGAGGAGTCATCACGCCGCAGGTCAGTTACCGTGGCAACAGGCCCACAAGCTTCAGCACAGGGTTGCCGCCGCCATGGTCCCTCACGCAACAGGTGACCTGGTTGGCGTTGTGATGATGACTCgaacaaaaaggaaaagataCTTTTACTTCAGATACTCACAGCTCTGTGCAGTCGCCATGACGACCGACACGATAAAAGACAGGTCAAATTTCCAAAATAATAAAGACCGCAGCAACTTGTGGCACATTTCAGTGACCGGGATTACAATGACCCGCAACACGGATCCGTCACCATGACGACAACGATCTGTACCTCAGGTCCGTCACCATGACGACAGTGACTTGTACTACAGTTTAGTCACCACCATGGCAGTGATCTGCAATGAGCACAGTACAGTTGTCAGGACAGCAATGTCTTACATCACATCTCATGTTGAACATATCACCATGACGACAACAACAGTTTTAAGTGTTGTAGAGTAAATGTATAAGATCAGAACttggtaaataaaaacattcaaaatgttCACAGAGTAAGGTGTTAAAATGATGGTTaatataaaattgtgtgtgtgtgcgcgtgcgtgctgTAGGACGTGGCCTCCAACTCCAAACTGTGCTCTCTGTTGGATCACAAGTATGTGGTGCACCTGACAGATGAGGCCTACACTTACCTGCTGCGCTACCTCCAGAGTGATGACAACAGCGCCCTCTGCAGGGTGCTCAGCACACACCTTCAGGTCACAGCGCTTCTTCTGGAAATCATTGTTAATGATTTTGTCTTGTCTTGGCAATgcagtattataataataataataataataataataataataataataataatataaaattctCAGGTGTAAAAATTACTAAAGAATATCTGCTCCACAGGTGGAGGTTTCTGCTGTGCGTCGCTCTGACTACCAGCTCTACGGGGCGGGGCTCACTACAGGAAACTCCACCTCCATGTCCTGTTCCGGCGGCTGGTCTGGCATGGACGGGACAGAAGGGGCGGAGTCCGTAGATGCCACAGCAGGGTTACCGCCTCAAAACGAGGCCGCCTTGGAGGCGCTTCAGGACTGCGTCCGGCGTGTGCGCGAGGGTCCTCCGTCCCTCACCACGGTCTGCTTCTACGCCTTCGAGAACACGGAGCAGCTGCTAAACGCCGCGGATGTGTCACCCGACAGCCGCCTCCTCGCCGCCGCCTTCGACAACTCCGCCCTCAAGCTGTGGAGCCTCCGAGCCAGGAAGCTGAAGGCAGGGCCTCGTAGGGCCAATGTGTCGAAGATACGCCTCGCCTGTGACctagtggaggaggaggtgagcGACGGCAGTCCTTTTGGGCTTTTTGTAACGACTTTACTTTCATAACGCTTGTTATTGTTTCTGACCcagacagaggaggaggagttggGCAGCGAGATGAAGACCCTGCGCGGCCACAGCGGCCCGGTGTACGGCGTGGCGTTCCTGCGAGACTCCTCAGGTCTGCTCTCGTGCTCGGAGGACTGCACGGTGCGGTACTGGGAGCTGCGTGGTTTCAGCAACGCTGCCGTGTACCGAGGCCACGCCTACCCCGTATGGGACGTAGCGGTTAGTCCATGTGGTCTGTACTTCTGCACGGCGTCACGCGACACCACAGCACGCCTCTGGACTCCGGCCCGCGCTCACCCGCTTCGGCTCTACGCCGGACACCTGGCCGACGTCGACTGCGTGCGCTTCCACCCAAACTCCAGCTACGTCGCTACGGGTTCGACCGACAGGACCGTCCGGCTGTGGAGCACGCAGCACGGCGGCTCGGTGCGCCTGCTCACAGGACACCGAGGCCCCGTACTGGCACTCGCCTTCTCGCCCGACGGCAGGTCAGACACCGGATATATCACACCGTTTCCTTTACTCTTCTAAAGTTACTTAACAAACACGGAGTCAGGTCATCGGTCAGCCTGCAGTCACCTTCTCGCTCACCTTCGGCAGCCATGTTAGAGGAGGTGAAGGCAGTTCCGCTAGTGTCGCTGCTTGCTAATCGTTATTGCTGACTCTGCGTTTGCGCTGATTTAGATTTCAGACAGGCGTCTTTTTAAGTCTGTTTAACTTTAATTACCTATAATATTAATGTGTACCTAACCTGTGCATTTGTTGCTGTTCTTCTTTACCTCGCAGGTATCTGGTGTCTGCAGGTGAGGACCAGCGGCTGCGGTTATGGGACTTGGCTTCAGGCGGCGTGCTGAAGGAGCTGCGTGGCCACACGGGCGCCATCACCAGCCTGGAGTTCAGCCCGGACAGCTCGCTCATCGCCTCGGCCGCTCTGGATAACTCGGTGCGCGTCTGGGACGTGAGGAACGCCCACGGCGGGGGCGCGGTGCCTCCGGACGGCTCCAGCCCCGAGCTGGTTGGCGTTTACACGGGCGAGACGAGCAGCGTCCTTAACGTCCGGTTCAGCGCCTGCAACCTGCTCCTGGTCACCGGAACAGCGCAGGAGAAAGCGGAGCAGTGAGGGCGTGTCCGTGGGCGGAGTGGATCTGACTCGAACGCTCTGATGCACTAAATACACCCTCTACGTCTACGTCTGATGGAggatcagtgtttttttttttttttcttccaatgaACTTCAGTATCAG
This genomic window contains:
- the taf5l gene encoding TAF5-like RNA polymerase II p300/CBP-associated factor-associated factor 65 kDa subunit 5L isoform X2, yielding MKRGRTEQIQHAVAQYLKRRQYADVDGSLKGAKLSQSAEEMAANLMVQTESSCGNVVSAAPCQSDPQQYETQFSRLCSFLLEAPLGRDVSAVLFPLFLYLHLDMARCGLRGAVDAFFSRFHSSFQQDAEQRAIVEHLRGVITPQDVASNSKLCSLLDHKYVVHLTDEAYTYLLRYLQSDDNSALCRVLSTHLQVEVSAVRRSDYQLYGAGLTTGNSTSMSCSGGWSGMDGTEGAESVDATAGLPPQNEAALEALQDCVRRVREGPPSLTTVCFYAFENTEQLLNAADVSPDSRLLAAAFDNSALKLWSLRARKLKAGPRRANVSKIRLACDLVEEETEEEELGSEMKTLRGHSGPVYGVAFLRDSSGLLSCSEDCTVRYWELRGFSNAAVYRGHAYPVWDVAVSPCGLYFCTASRDTTARLWTPARAHPLRLYAGHLADVDCVRFHPNSSYVATGSTDRTVRLWSTQHGGSVRLLTGHRGPVLALAFSPDGRYLVSAGEDQRLRLWDLASGGVLKELRGHTGAITSLEFSPDSSLIASAALDNSVRVWDVRNAHGGGAVPPDGSSPELVGVYTGETSSVLNVRFSACNLLLVTGTAQEKAEQ
- the taf5l gene encoding TAF5-like RNA polymerase II p300/CBP-associated factor-associated factor 65 kDa subunit 5L isoform X1; protein product: MKRGRTEQIQHAVAQYLKRRQYADVDGSLKGAKLSQSAEEMAANLMVQTESSCGNVVSAAPCQSDPQQYETQFSRLCSFLLEAEAPLGRDVSAVLFPLFLYLHLDMARCGLRGAVDAFFSRFHSSFQQDAEQRAIVEHLRGVITPQDVASNSKLCSLLDHKYVVHLTDEAYTYLLRYLQSDDNSALCRVLSTHLQVEVSAVRRSDYQLYGAGLTTGNSTSMSCSGGWSGMDGTEGAESVDATAGLPPQNEAALEALQDCVRRVREGPPSLTTVCFYAFENTEQLLNAADVSPDSRLLAAAFDNSALKLWSLRARKLKAGPRRANVSKIRLACDLVEEETEEEELGSEMKTLRGHSGPVYGVAFLRDSSGLLSCSEDCTVRYWELRGFSNAAVYRGHAYPVWDVAVSPCGLYFCTASRDTTARLWTPARAHPLRLYAGHLADVDCVRFHPNSSYVATGSTDRTVRLWSTQHGGSVRLLTGHRGPVLALAFSPDGRYLVSAGEDQRLRLWDLASGGVLKELRGHTGAITSLEFSPDSSLIASAALDNSVRVWDVRNAHGGGAVPPDGSSPELVGVYTGETSSVLNVRFSACNLLLVTGTAQEKAEQ